A region from the uncultured Draconibacterium sp. genome encodes:
- a CDS encoding saccharopine dehydrogenase C-terminal domain-containing protein, protein MKKRVIVLGAGLVGGAIAIDLAKNYQVTSIDADQEALDKLAKYPAITCLKKDLSRTNIIQSLVKDFDLVIGAVPGFMGYNTMKAVIEAGKNMVDISFMPEDFLTLDGLAKKHRVSVVADCGVAPGMGNIILGHYNQLLEVKSYECLVGGLPVIREWPYEYKAVFSPIDVIEEYTRPARYIQNYELIEKEALSDPELIQFEGIGTLESWNSDGLRSLVHTMKNVPDMIEKTLRYPGCVEYLKVLRESGFFSYEAVEVNGVPIRPIDLTAKLLFPKWKLKPGEEDFTVMRIVINGLENGLKKSFTYHLLDRYDRTTQTISMARTTGYTCTAVANLILDGSFKIAGVNPPEIVGAQKGNLSYILQYLKDRGVNYQLTQLL, encoded by the coding sequence ATGAAAAAACGAGTAATAGTATTGGGTGCCGGACTGGTTGGCGGTGCAATTGCCATTGATTTAGCTAAAAACTACCAGGTTACCAGTATTGACGCCGACCAGGAAGCATTAGATAAACTGGCAAAATATCCTGCAATTACCTGCTTAAAAAAAGACCTTAGCCGGACCAACATTATTCAATCACTCGTTAAAGATTTTGATCTTGTTATTGGCGCTGTTCCGGGTTTTATGGGCTACAATACCATGAAAGCTGTTATTGAAGCCGGCAAAAACATGGTTGATATTTCTTTTATGCCCGAGGATTTTCTGACTCTCGACGGCCTGGCCAAAAAACATAGAGTTAGCGTAGTGGCCGACTGCGGTGTGGCTCCGGGCATGGGTAATATCATTCTAGGACATTATAACCAGCTACTTGAAGTTAAATCATACGAATGCCTTGTTGGGGGGCTGCCGGTTATTCGCGAATGGCCCTACGAATACAAAGCAGTATTCTCGCCTATTGATGTTATTGAAGAATACACCCGTCCGGCACGATATATTCAGAATTACGAGTTAATCGAAAAAGAAGCACTATCCGATCCTGAACTTATTCAATTTGAAGGCATTGGCACACTTGAATCATGGAACTCCGACGGGTTGCGTTCGCTGGTTCACACCATGAAAAATGTGCCGGATATGATTGAGAAAACCTTACGATACCCGGGATGTGTTGAGTACCTGAAAGTGTTGCGCGAATCGGGGTTTTTCTCGTACGAAGCTGTTGAAGTAAATGGTGTACCAATACGCCCCATCGACCTCACTGCTAAATTGCTGTTTCCAAAATGGAAATTAAAACCGGGAGAAGAGGATTTTACAGTTATGCGCATTGTTATTAATGGCCTTGAAAATGGCCTGAAAAAATCGTTTACCTACCATTTGCTCGACAGATACGACCGCACTACGCAAACCATTTCGATGGCCCGTACCACCGGTTACACCTGCACTGCTGTTGCCAACTTAATACTTGATGGCAGCTTTAAAATAGCCGGAGTAAACCCGCCTGAAATTGTTGGTGCACAAAAAGGGAACCTCAGCTATATTTTGCAATACTTAAAAGACCGGGGGGTGAATTACCAACTTACACAGCTGCTATAG
- a CDS encoding response regulator transcription factor produces the protein MKIKVIVADDHQLFREGLINLLHSADNIEVIAQAENGQDAIDKVEAFKPDVLLVDIAMEKMNGIEVTRTLKSKMPEIKIVAVSMHSDKQYVKGMLEAGADGYLLKNCTYRQLTDAVTSVHEGKKFLSEDITEIVINGYLNSKADDDDAYAQLSDREKEIFLLFAEGQSTREIGDKLFISVKTVGTHKQNILEKLDLKTNSDIVKYALKKGLIQLD, from the coding sequence ATGAAAATAAAGGTAATTGTAGCTGACGACCACCAGCTTTTTAGAGAAGGTTTAATTAACCTGTTGCACTCTGCCGACAACATTGAGGTGATAGCACAGGCTGAAAACGGACAAGATGCCATTGATAAAGTGGAAGCATTTAAACCAGATGTACTTTTGGTTGATATTGCCATGGAAAAAATGAATGGCATAGAAGTTACCCGAACACTTAAATCCAAAATGCCGGAAATTAAAATTGTGGCGGTATCCATGCATTCTGACAAACAATATGTTAAGGGAATGTTGGAAGCCGGTGCTGATGGCTACCTGCTTAAAAACTGCACCTACCGTCAGTTAACCGACGCTGTAACTTCTGTTCACGAAGGAAAAAAATTCCTGAGCGAAGACATTACTGAAATTGTTATCAACGGCTACCTTAACTCAAAAGCTGACGACGACGATGCCTATGCGCAACTCTCTGATCGTGAAAAGGAAATTTTCCTGCTTTTTGCCGAAGGACAATCTACACGCGAAATTGGCGACAAACTTTTTATAAGCGTTAAAACGGTTGGTACGCATAAACAAAATATTCTTGAAAAGCTCGATTTAAAAACAAACTCGGATATCGTAAAATATGCCTTAAAAAAAGGACTAATACAGCTCGATTAA
- a CDS encoding response regulator: MKKILAIDDNNINLELLSQIIKLYYPEFNFIGALSGREGIEIAQRENPDLILLDIMMPDLDGYETCRLLKEHNKTKQIPIIMVSALGRDSVERTKGLNAGADSFISKPFDQVELKAQINVALRIKSYQLQLKKLNSEITLIEERERRRIAENLHDSLGQTLGLAFMNLSSIDTRECRPEIKNTIQFTSKLLNKAIEESRKLTYDLSPPILYELGLVPAIKWKLESFEKEHKIETFLITEKNETKLSKENNIFLYRTIGELLTNIVKHAEASEVTIKQTTRNGMYCISVEDNGIGLNKKEVKPPSDKGGFGLLSITERIESINGIFKIEPSKEGTLAEIEIPYIAV, from the coding sequence ATGAAGAAGATTTTGGCAATAGATGACAATAACATCAATCTGGAGCTTTTATCGCAAATTATAAAATTGTACTATCCTGAATTCAATTTTATTGGTGCGCTTAGTGGTCGGGAGGGGATTGAAATTGCCCAACGTGAAAACCCGGATCTGATTTTGCTGGACATAATGATGCCCGACCTTGATGGCTATGAAACCTGCCGATTGCTGAAGGAACATAATAAGACAAAACAAATACCTATTATCATGGTATCGGCTTTGGGACGCGATAGCGTTGAAAGAACCAAAGGACTTAATGCCGGTGCCGATTCGTTTATATCAAAACCTTTTGATCAGGTTGAACTGAAAGCACAGATTAATGTTGCCTTACGCATCAAATCTTATCAACTGCAATTAAAAAAATTAAATTCTGAGATTACCTTAATTGAAGAACGTGAAAGACGCCGTATTGCTGAAAATCTTCACGACAGCTTAGGGCAAACCTTAGGATTGGCATTTATGAATCTATCATCAATTGATACACGCGAATGCCGCCCAGAGATAAAAAATACGATCCAGTTCACCTCAAAATTACTAAATAAAGCAATTGAAGAATCAAGAAAACTTACCTACGACCTCAGCCCCCCAATTCTTTACGAACTGGGATTGGTTCCTGCGATAAAATGGAAACTCGAAAGCTTTGAAAAAGAGCACAAAATTGAGACATTCCTGATTACCGAAAAGAATGAAACAAAATTAAGTAAGGAAAACAATATATTTTTATACCGAACAATTGGAGAATTGCTAACCAACATTGTTAAGCATGCTGAAGCCTCTGAAGTTACCATAAAACAAACTACACGAAACGGGATGTATTGTATTTCGGTTGAAGACAATGGTATTGGGCTTAACAAAAAAGAGGTAAAACCACCATCAGACAAAGGTGGATTTGGACTGCTAAGCATTACCGAACGTATTGAAAGTATAAACGGAATATTTAAAATAGAACCAAGTAAAGAAGGTACACTTGCAGAGATAGAAATTCCTTATATTGCAGTATAA
- a CDS encoding AraC family transcriptional regulator has protein sequence MERHNIKPIVEGKGVWWHPGNRGPLKNLSYILQFGSMKFYKVRMDHTMFPHMHPGIGIRFIHSGKFQWSVEGQEVELLPDDLSITNPWQLYGSPHGKTDIGEYTWMLVKPETYGTNTPLSLGSWTQLSQNFQKNLGDLLTKENTIVLRNAKKLKKYFVEMKNELCGQETGYEIIAGNLIDNFFIELYRHLSNRKQRIEKEYNFTEELTTIITNDLNKKWIIEDLALQFGMGKTKFTDEVKKLTGYPPASFIINLKIEKAIELLKNETNNLSEIALVCGFSSLQHFTSTFSNRIGIGPAKFRVANRKQNG, from the coding sequence TTGGAAAGACATAATATAAAACCTATAGTTGAAGGGAAAGGTGTTTGGTGGCACCCGGGAAATCGAGGACCGCTGAAAAACCTATCCTACATCCTGCAGTTTGGAAGCATGAAGTTTTATAAAGTGCGAATGGACCACACCATGTTCCCACATATGCATCCTGGAATTGGCATTCGGTTTATCCATAGCGGTAAGTTTCAGTGGAGTGTTGAGGGGCAAGAGGTGGAGCTGCTGCCTGACGACTTATCCATAACCAATCCGTGGCAATTATATGGTAGTCCGCACGGAAAAACGGATATTGGAGAATATACCTGGATGCTGGTAAAACCTGAAACGTATGGAACAAATACCCCCTTATCACTTGGCTCGTGGACACAACTATCGCAAAATTTCCAAAAAAACCTGGGAGATTTACTTACTAAAGAAAATACCATTGTATTGCGCAATGCCAAAAAACTAAAAAAGTATTTCGTAGAAATGAAAAATGAGTTGTGCGGACAAGAAACAGGTTACGAAATTATTGCCGGCAACCTTATCGACAACTTTTTTATTGAATTGTACCGGCATCTTTCAAACCGAAAACAAAGAATTGAAAAAGAGTATAATTTCACCGAAGAATTAACTACGATAATTACCAACGATTTAAATAAGAAATGGATAATTGAAGACCTGGCCCTACAGTTTGGAATGGGAAAAACAAAATTTACCGATGAAGTAAAGAAGCTTACTGGCTATCCTCCTGCCAGCTTTATTATAAATTTAAAAATTGAAAAGGCCATTGAACTGCTCAAAAACGAAACAAACAACCTCTCTGAAATAGCTTTAGTTTGTGGTTTTTCGTCATTACAACACTTTACTTCCACATTTTCCAACCGAATTGGCATTGGGCCTGCAAAATTCAGGGTAGCCAACAGAAAACAGAATGGCTAA
- a CDS encoding L-rhamnose mutarotase: protein MSCKQAPKAEKERCIIEFVGDSFNPGRVQELAKSFGADNTQLYRWKNHFVFYSQFSNKQAFTQEMAKQFPELSVKVYEKPFYDFSRAQHCGQAQLAPNWEHIILTANLVEDKELQNEYMEYHRTQFEQWPEVANGFCNADFQQLQVFRNGRQLMLVISIPANKTLDELNPKTVENNPRMNEWNEIMGQYQEGIEGTSPDEKWVFLTKSE from the coding sequence ATGAGTTGTAAACAAGCACCCAAAGCGGAAAAAGAGCGGTGTATTATTGAATTTGTGGGAGACTCATTTAATCCCGGGCGTGTGCAGGAGCTCGCCAAATCGTTTGGTGCTGACAATACGCAGTTGTATCGCTGGAAAAATCATTTTGTTTTTTATTCTCAATTCTCTAATAAGCAGGCCTTTACTCAAGAAATGGCGAAGCAGTTTCCGGAACTATCAGTAAAAGTTTACGAAAAGCCCTTTTACGATTTCTCGAGGGCGCAACATTGTGGGCAGGCACAATTAGCACCCAATTGGGAGCATATTATTCTAACGGCCAATTTGGTGGAGGACAAAGAATTACAAAACGAATATATGGAGTACCACAGAACCCAGTTTGAGCAGTGGCCTGAAGTTGCCAACGGATTTTGTAATGCTGATTTTCAGCAACTACAGGTATTTCGAAACGGCCGGCAATTGATGCTTGTAATTTCCATTCCGGCCAACAAAACGCTTGATGAGTTAAATCCCAAAACAGTTGAAAATAACCCGCGTATGAATGAGTGGAACGAAATAATGGGTCAATACCAGGAAGGTATCGAAGGAACTAGCCCGGATGAAAAGTGGGTGTTTTTAACTAAATCAGAATAG
- a CDS encoding alpha-xylosidase, translating into MKQTNYQLFDFLDFNQEMNGEECLWKTCSPVSAKSEGGDVVFELPFQKQKPAIDIEPDASVGRKTFFLRIRAYGNKIIRTAIGFDSESMTDSVMLEMHETLKPEPLFVEKTEDAWTVKDSSGCVRARLNRSPIAIDYWSDLLPEPQETLELSFFPDGKKEVKLSAFDQFFPARHDAFALAVVEKNGSFDRTTLSFSIEADEKFVGTGERFSKMDLSGRTFQLKNQDGQGVNNRRTYKNVPFLLSSRMYGVFLHTAAYGKISVADHSARSLQFLVEEPAIDLFLLGGETPEDVLKGYRSLTGFPGMLPKWSFGTWMSRMTYFSEEEVKTICTRLRKEDFPCDVIHLDTGWFETDWLCEWKFNKERFPDPERFVKQLRQNGYKVSLWQLPYISRNAEQEQEASENNYICKVTEVGQQSDSNFSALDYVGTIDFTYPKATEWYKGLLKNLLDMGVVCIKTDFGEEIHMEAEYHAMHPEKLNNIYGLLYQKAAYEITKEVSGDGIVWARAGWAGCQRYPLHWGGDSACSWDGMAGSLKGGLHIGLSGFGFWSHDVPGFHGVPNFMNSVIPNDLYVRWTQFGVFSSHLRYHGTSKREPYEYPEIAGIVRKWLKLRYALIPYLMKQSEKTTQSGYPVLRAMIFHHPKDKMCWHIDDQYFFGDDFLVAPIMNSHNTRDVYLPEGEWINLFTGEWVNGKQWLYNVECILEEMPVWVRKGAKIPVYPLHVSNTDEIDLEKTVTLDFSDNYEGLAKSILGGIWNKDVKTKS; encoded by the coding sequence ATGAAACAAACCAATTATCAACTTTTTGATTTTTTGGATTTCAACCAGGAAATGAATGGAGAGGAATGTTTATGGAAAACATGTTCACCGGTTTCGGCAAAATCCGAAGGAGGAGATGTTGTTTTTGAGCTTCCCTTTCAAAAGCAAAAACCTGCAATCGATATCGAACCCGATGCGAGTGTTGGTCGCAAAACGTTCTTTTTGCGCATTCGTGCTTATGGCAATAAAATTATACGCACTGCCATTGGCTTTGATTCCGAAAGTATGACAGATTCAGTTATGCTGGAAATGCATGAAACGCTGAAACCTGAACCTCTTTTTGTCGAGAAAACAGAAGATGCCTGGACAGTAAAAGATTCTTCAGGATGTGTGCGTGCCCGGTTAAATCGCAGTCCTATTGCCATTGACTACTGGAGCGATCTTTTGCCCGAGCCACAGGAAACACTGGAGTTGAGTTTCTTCCCGGATGGAAAAAAGGAAGTTAAACTAAGTGCTTTTGATCAGTTTTTTCCGGCCCGGCACGATGCATTTGCTTTGGCAGTAGTTGAAAAAAATGGAAGTTTTGACCGTACAACCCTCTCGTTTAGTATTGAGGCTGATGAGAAGTTTGTTGGCACAGGCGAACGTTTTTCAAAAATGGATCTTTCGGGGCGCACTTTTCAATTAAAAAACCAGGACGGGCAGGGCGTAAACAATAGGCGTACCTACAAGAACGTACCTTTTTTACTGTCGAGCCGCATGTATGGGGTGTTTTTACATACCGCAGCTTACGGAAAAATATCGGTGGCCGACCATTCGGCGCGTTCGCTACAATTTCTGGTAGAAGAACCAGCCATTGATCTCTTCCTGTTAGGAGGAGAAACACCCGAAGATGTGCTGAAAGGTTATCGGAGTTTAACCGGTTTTCCGGGAATGTTACCCAAGTGGAGCTTTGGTACCTGGATGAGCCGAATGACCTATTTCTCGGAAGAAGAGGTGAAAACGATATGCACCCGCCTGCGAAAAGAAGATTTCCCGTGTGATGTTATTCACCTGGACACGGGATGGTTTGAAACAGACTGGCTTTGCGAGTGGAAGTTTAACAAAGAACGATTTCCGGACCCCGAAAGGTTTGTAAAGCAACTGCGGCAAAATGGCTACAAGGTAAGCTTGTGGCAGTTGCCCTATATTTCACGCAATGCCGAGCAAGAGCAGGAAGCCAGCGAAAATAATTACATCTGCAAAGTAACAGAAGTCGGACAACAGTCTGATTCTAATTTTTCGGCCCTCGACTACGTCGGCACCATTGATTTTACTTATCCAAAAGCAACTGAATGGTACAAGGGCCTGTTGAAAAACTTGCTCGATATGGGGGTGGTTTGTATTAAAACTGATTTTGGAGAAGAAATACACATGGAGGCTGAATACCATGCCATGCATCCTGAAAAACTCAACAATATTTATGGCCTGTTATACCAGAAGGCGGCTTACGAAATTACAAAAGAGGTAAGTGGCGACGGAATTGTATGGGCGCGTGCCGGTTGGGCGGGTTGCCAGCGTTATCCGTTGCATTGGGGAGGCGATTCTGCATGTTCGTGGGATGGGATGGCAGGGTCGTTAAAAGGTGGCTTGCACATTGGTTTATCCGGATTTGGTTTTTGGAGCCACGATGTGCCGGGTTTCCACGGTGTGCCTAACTTTATGAACTCTGTTATACCCAATGATTTATACGTAAGATGGACACAGTTTGGTGTATTCTCCTCACATCTGAGGTACCATGGAACCTCGAAACGAGAACCGTACGAGTATCCTGAGATTGCCGGAATTGTGCGCAAGTGGTTAAAACTCCGGTATGCCTTAATTCCTTATTTGATGAAGCAAAGCGAAAAAACAACCCAAAGCGGTTACCCTGTGCTGCGGGCAATGATTTTTCATCATCCAAAAGATAAAATGTGTTGGCATATTGACGATCAGTACTTCTTTGGCGACGATTTTCTGGTTGCTCCGATAATGAATAGTCATAATACGCGCGATGTGTATTTGCCTGAAGGCGAATGGATTAATTTATTCACGGGCGAATGGGTGAATGGTAAACAGTGGTTATATAATGTAGAGTGTATATTGGAAGAAATGCCGGTATGGGTACGAAAAGGGGCAAAAATACCGGTTTATCCACTGCATGTAAGCAACACCGATGAAATTGATCTGGAAAAAACGGTAACACTTGATTTTTCTGACAATTACGAGGGCTTAGCCAAAAGTATTTTAGGTGGTATATGGAATAAGGATGTAAAAACAAAATCTTAA
- a CDS encoding Gfo/Idh/MocA family oxidoreductase, translated as MLRLGIVGLGEGRSTMSAALKSEKWELKMICDRNEELCKQRAKEFNFKHYTSSYETMLNNPEIDVIGIYTPDHLHAQHIKMALLHNKHVVCTKPLINDLADAAELLKLSNDTGKKVFVGQSSRFFEPMKKQREDFERGEIGELVTVETHYNADHRWFLGKGWSLQDSFKWLYGGLSHPVDLVRWYLPHIEEVMGYGMLSPNGKVGGLKNEDTMHFIFKAVDGRIARVSGAYSGPVQPEIRESEMTCILRGTEGCSQGDYMDLRYAITAKNGEQKLVSFDQKANYYFRFEGRSHHAGEYQNYYEYFADCLQSGKTALPDLREGIGTIAILKAMEESLKLGKPVKIEQVIGGILD; from the coding sequence ATGTTACGATTAGGAATAGTAGGATTAGGCGAAGGAAGAAGTACCATGTCTGCTGCTTTGAAAAGTGAAAAATGGGAGCTTAAAATGATATGCGACCGGAACGAAGAGTTGTGCAAACAACGGGCAAAAGAATTTAACTTCAAGCACTATACAAGCAGCTATGAAACGATGCTAAACAATCCGGAAATTGATGTTATTGGTATTTACACACCCGATCATTTACACGCCCAACACATTAAAATGGCCTTGTTGCACAACAAACATGTAGTTTGCACCAAACCTTTGATAAACGATTTGGCCGATGCCGCCGAGCTGTTAAAACTTAGCAACGATACAGGGAAGAAGGTGTTTGTTGGGCAAAGTTCGCGCTTTTTTGAACCCATGAAAAAGCAACGAGAAGATTTTGAGCGTGGAGAAATTGGAGAATTGGTAACTGTTGAAACCCATTACAACGCCGATCATCGTTGGTTTTTAGGAAAAGGCTGGTCTTTACAAGATTCGTTTAAATGGTTGTATGGTGGTTTAAGTCATCCGGTTGACCTGGTACGCTGGTATCTGCCACACATAGAAGAAGTGATGGGTTACGGAATGCTTAGCCCAAACGGTAAAGTAGGTGGGTTAAAAAACGAAGATACCATGCATTTTATATTTAAAGCTGTTGATGGTAGAATTGCTCGCGTTAGCGGGGCGTACTCGGGTCCGGTGCAACCCGAAATTCGCGAGAGCGAAATGACCTGTATTTTGCGTGGAACAGAAGGATGCAGCCAAGGTGACTATATGGATTTGAGGTACGCAATTACAGCAAAAAACGGCGAACAAAAATTGGTAAGTTTCGACCAAAAAGCCAACTATTATTTTCGTTTCGAGGGGAGGTCGCACCATGCCGGTGAGTACCAAAACTATTACGAATATTTTGCCGACTGCTTGCAAAGTGGAAAAACAGCTCTGCCTGATTTGAGAGAAGGAATTGGTACCATTGCCATTTTAAAAGCCATGGAAGAATCGCTAAAACTGGGTAAGCCGGTAAAAATTGAACAGGTGATTGGCGGGATTCTCGATTAG
- a CDS encoding DUF1593 domain-containing protein, whose amino-acid sequence MLKKIFFVFLFSFIINAAFAQDMAKNRVIILTDIEADPDDTQSLVRLMLYANQVDIEGIVAATSCWHTSQVNPESVKRVIKAYEKVQPNLLKHEKGFPEAEKLLKLVKSGLPKYGMEGVGKGMDSEGSDWIIKVLEEDDDRPLWISTWGGVNTLAQALYKIEKTKRKKEARRLIAKLRVYTISDQDDSGIWIRNNFPELFYVVSPGDDYETATWTGINTVVEDIDNTTISNTWISENIQQNHGPLGAVYPDVAWGVEGDTPAFLSLIPNGLNEAEHPEWGGWGGRYELYKPDFSKTKDGSSIVEIAPETREIWTNANDNYTPYVPNSFGRAVKKAQKSFDGYKVTLWRWRDEFQNDFAARMDWCQKDVDEANHPPVPVLSHSNQITVKSGEYCALDAFDSFDPDGDSFSFLWFHYPEAGSYKQTINFVPENAHNTGFTAPRVEKPETAHIILKVSDKGEPNLTRYKRIIVTILPR is encoded by the coding sequence ATGCTTAAAAAGATCTTTTTCGTTTTTTTATTCAGTTTTATAATAAATGCTGCTTTTGCGCAGGATATGGCAAAAAATCGGGTAATTATTTTAACCGATATTGAAGCCGACCCGGATGATACACAATCGCTGGTTCGATTGATGTTGTATGCTAATCAGGTTGATATTGAGGGAATTGTAGCAGCTACCTCGTGCTGGCATACTTCGCAGGTTAATCCCGAATCGGTAAAACGGGTAATAAAGGCCTACGAAAAAGTACAACCAAATTTATTAAAACACGAAAAAGGATTTCCTGAGGCGGAGAAGCTGCTGAAACTGGTAAAATCGGGACTGCCCAAATATGGAATGGAAGGCGTTGGAAAAGGGATGGACTCCGAAGGGTCGGATTGGATAATTAAGGTGCTGGAAGAAGATGACGACCGCCCCTTGTGGATATCTACCTGGGGAGGCGTAAATACCCTGGCCCAGGCTTTGTATAAAATCGAAAAAACAAAACGAAAAAAGGAAGCCCGCCGTTTAATTGCTAAATTACGGGTTTACACCATTTCCGATCAGGATGACAGTGGAATCTGGATTCGCAATAATTTTCCGGAGCTGTTTTATGTTGTTAGTCCGGGCGACGATTACGAAACTGCAACATGGACCGGCATAAATACGGTGGTTGAAGATATTGATAATACCACCATAAGTAATACCTGGATAAGCGAAAATATTCAGCAAAACCATGGACCGCTTGGCGCAGTATACCCCGATGTAGCCTGGGGAGTGGAAGGCGATACTCCTGCATTTTTATCACTAATCCCAAATGGATTAAATGAGGCCGAACATCCCGAATGGGGAGGATGGGGAGGCCGTTACGAGCTGTACAAACCCGATTTTTCAAAAACGAAAGATGGTAGTTCAATAGTGGAAATTGCCCCGGAGACCCGCGAAATATGGACCAATGCCAACGATAACTATACACCATACGTACCCAACAGCTTTGGGCGTGCCGTAAAAAAAGCTCAAAAATCTTTTGATGGCTACAAGGTTACACTTTGGCGCTGGCGAGACGAATTTCAGAACGATTTTGCTGCCCGAATGGATTGGTGCCAAAAAGACGTGGATGAGGCCAACCATCCTCCGGTTCCGGTTTTAAGTCATTCTAACCAAATTACTGTTAAATCAGGCGAATATTGTGCATTGGATGCTTTTGATTCGTTTGATCCGGATGGCGACAGCTTTAGTTTCTTATGGTTTCATTACCCCGAAGCCGGCAGCTACAAGCAAACCATAAACTTTGTTCCGGAGAATGCACACAATACCGGTTTTACAGCACCCAGAGTAGAAAAACCGGAAACAGCCCATATTATATTAAAAGTAAGCGATAAGGGAGAACCAAACTTAACGCGATATAAACGGATAATTGTAACCATTTTACCCCGATAG